A section of the Acidobacteriota bacterium genome encodes:
- a CDS encoding cohesin domain-containing protein: MNSRYYKALLGTILLILFAGSASAQYDPFGTTDLVYIDSAEAGPGEDVSVRFLVRNDEKLGSLSIPITYNPSLLTLRSIDFSGSRVDYIENKITKPEEIKDIDGHFVVAVIQILEDPIGAGDGAVFTATFKVADSAVPGTVTTIDSLYYPPGGDLVLVGFDDATIIHPAFVPGKVVVGGPNRAPVFDAIEKHYVLEGDTLDLEVAAADPDGDKLIIAVTSKPAGAAFVDHGDGSGWLIWSPGFVGPNSADGSPFELAFWASDGNLSAQQQAVVEVVNRNRAPVISAPAEVEITAGGSLFFTVSAADPDFETVSWAWASSLSGAAFDGDNPGQFSWTAPITDSGTSVVTFIASDAHGFSDTALVTVTVHAAPVYSLRLDTMEVYPGDIVDYHVQLGNMLPVSGFNVLFNYDPATLTLLDLTKEGTRADGLEYYSITYDDNGIAGNVRIIGVADQGGGTPPLAAGDGAIALAKIRVTGNLAYAGMTIPIRFRFLDIYTRDDNTLADSSGEKIEQDDIIYEDGWIAIAGLDHVRIGDINLNGLAAEISDVIYFTNYFIDPQTYSFNALQYANSDVNRDNIVASVSDLVALINMLIAGQAGKPASTEDLDGTVMIRKDSDRTVLAYETDFAVGGLFISLEAGEGTEVEALDVVKDNMTLDFREEGGEIRFIMYSLNGDVLPAGSHDLFALEGAGEVQISVVDLASADGRHVSVAVQKETGDLPVDFALRQNYPNPFNPTTSIGFQVPAPSNVRLVVYNVLGRSVKTLLDKEFPRGTYTVTWDGTDESGRPAASGVYLYRLESADVSLSRKMVLLK, translated from the coding sequence ATGAATTCGAGGTACTATAAAGCATTACTGGGCACTATTCTGCTGATCCTTTTTGCCGGTTCGGCCTCAGCCCAATATGACCCTTTCGGTACCACCGATCTGGTCTACATTGATTCGGCTGAGGCCGGTCCGGGAGAGGACGTTTCGGTCCGGTTCCTGGTCCGAAACGACGAAAAGCTCGGATCTCTCTCCATACCAATCACTTACAATCCCTCGCTGCTCACCCTCCGCAGCATCGACTTTTCCGGCTCTCGCGTCGATTACATCGAAAACAAAATTACCAAGCCGGAGGAAATCAAGGATATCGACGGCCATTTCGTTGTGGCCGTCATCCAGATTCTCGAAGATCCGATTGGCGCCGGCGACGGTGCCGTTTTCACCGCGACTTTCAAGGTGGCTGACTCCGCTGTTCCCGGGACGGTCACGACAATAGACTCGCTGTACTATCCCCCGGGAGGCGATCTGGTGCTGGTAGGGTTCGATGATGCCACCATCATCCACCCTGCTTTTGTGCCCGGCAAGGTGGTCGTGGGCGGCCCCAATCGGGCTCCTGTCTTTGACGCTATTGAAAAGCACTATGTTCTGGAAGGAGATACGCTGGACCTTGAAGTGGCAGCGGCGGATCCGGATGGCGACAAGCTGATTATAGCCGTTACGTCCAAGCCCGCCGGAGCCGCTTTTGTCGATCACGGCGACGGCAGCGGCTGGCTGATCTGGTCACCCGGTTTTGTAGGCCCGAATTCCGCAGACGGCTCCCCGTTCGAACTGGCCTTCTGGGCCAGCGACGGTAACCTTTCGGCTCAACAGCAGGCTGTCGTGGAGGTAGTTAACCGGAATCGTGCTCCCGTGATAAGTGCTCCGGCCGAGGTTGAGATCACCGCCGGCGGCAGCCTTTTCTTCACCGTCAGCGCCGCCGATCCCGATTTTGAGACGGTCTCCTGGGCCTGGGCGAGTTCCCTGTCCGGTGCCGCATTTGACGGCGACAATCCCGGCCAGTTCAGCTGGACGGCGCCCATTACCGATTCCGGGACGTCCGTCGTCACGTTTATCGCCAGCGATGCGCACGGCTTTTCGGATACCGCCCTCGTTACGGTAACGGTGCACGCGGCGCCCGTCTATTCGCTGCGGCTGGACACCATGGAGGTCTACCCGGGCGACATTGTTGACTATCACGTGCAGTTGGGCAATATGCTGCCGGTCAGCGGCTTCAACGTTCTGTTTAACTACGATCCGGCCACGCTGACGCTTCTGGACCTGACCAAGGAAGGTACCCGGGCGGACGGCTTGGAGTACTACTCGATCACCTATGATGACAACGGTATCGCCGGCAACGTTCGTATCATCGGCGTTGCCGATCAGGGCGGCGGCACGCCGCCGCTTGCGGCCGGTGATGGAGCGATCGCTCTGGCGAAGATCCGGGTGACGGGCAACCTGGCCTACGCCGGGATGACCATCCCGATCCGTTTCCGTTTTCTCGACATCTATACCAGGGACGACAACACGCTGGCCGATTCGTCCGGCGAGAAGATCGAGCAGGATGACATTATTTACGAGGACGGCTGGATCGCCATTGCCGGCCTGGATCACGTTCGGATCGGTGACATCAACCTCAATGGGCTGGCGGCGGAGATCAGCGACGTTATTTACTTTACGAATTACTTCATTGACCCGCAGACCTATAGCTTCAATGCGTTGCAGTATGCGAATTCCGACGTCAATCGTGACAATATCGTTGCCAGCGTCTCCGATCTGGTGGCGCTGATCAACATGTTGATAGCCGGCCAGGCCGGCAAGCCTGCATCGACAGAGGACCTTGACGGTACGGTGATGATCCGCAAGGATAGTGACCGCACGGTGCTGGCGTATGAAACCGATTTTGCGGTTGGCGGGCTGTTTATCTCACTGGAGGCCGGCGAAGGCACGGAAGTCGAAGCACTCGACGTTGTCAAGGACAACATGACGCTGGATTTCCGGGAGGAAGGCGGCGAAATCAGGTTTATCATGTACAGCCTGAACGGCGACGTGCTGCCGGCGGGATCGCACGACCTCTTCGCGCTCGAGGGGGCCGGCGAAGTGCAGATTTCAGTAGTCGACCTGGCCTCGGCGGACGGCCGGCACGTGTCGGTGGCTGTCCAGAAGGAGACCGGCGACCTCCCGGTGGACTTCGCCTTGCGCCAGAACTACCCCAATCCCTTCAATCCGACAACGAGTATCGGCTTCCAGGTGCCCGCGCCGAGCAACGTGCGGCTCGTCGTGTACAACGTCCTGGGCCGCAGTGTAAAGACACTTCTGGACAAGGAATTTCCGCGGGGCACCTACACGGTGACCTGGGACGGCACTGATGAGTCCGGCCGGCCCGCGGCCTCGGGCGTGTACCTGTATCGCCTGGAGTCCGCGGACGTATCGCTCTCGCGGAAGATGGTGCTTTTGAAATGA